The proteins below come from a single Streptomyces spongiicola genomic window:
- a CDS encoding SH3 domain-containing protein, which produces MRSTRIAISAAMLGALALPVLSATTANAAPVATAATAVPASSCSSLPPLPYEVHTKAVTIRSKATTKSTAVGVLYRSHKFTVHKKSGNWLYITDKTTGVKGWVSGTYVYRDVRMCLS; this is translated from the coding sequence ATGCGCTCCACCCGAATTGCCATATCCGCCGCGATGCTCGGCGCACTCGCTCTGCCGGTGCTGTCCGCCACCACCGCGAATGCAGCCCCCGTCGCCACCGCGGCAACCGCCGTGCCGGCGAGCAGTTGCTCGTCCCTCCCGCCGCTGCCGTACGAGGTGCACACGAAGGCCGTGACCATCCGGTCCAAGGCCACCACGAAGTCCACCGCGGTCGGAGTGCTCTACCGCAGCCACAAGTTCACCGTGCACAAGAAGAGCGGAAACTGGCTCTACATCACGGACAAGACGACCGGCGTAAAGGGCTGGGTCTCCGGCACGTACGTCTACCGCGACGTCCGAATGTGCCTCAGCTGA